One stretch of Armigeres subalbatus isolate Guangzhou_Male chromosome 2, GZ_Asu_2, whole genome shotgun sequence DNA includes these proteins:
- the LOC134213155 gene encoding protein NDRG3 isoform X6, translating into MPSAPAHTAEEARLLGAMPVDPMDDIELRSVQLQYPNQRGSIVGQCDLRRVPTDKGDILVAVQGDTTKPGIVTYHDLGLNYASSFAGFFNFPSMRALLDNFCVYHVNAPGQEEGAPTFPEDYVYPTFDELASQLLFVMSHFNLKTMIGFGVGAGANILARFALAHPDKVGALCLINCSSTAAGWIEWGYQLLNSRNLRTKGMTQSVMDYLMWHHFGRNPEERNLDLVQLYKSNFERSINPVNLAMFIDSYIKRTDLNIARTPSGTPQTAASLKMPVLNITGALSPHIDDTVTFNGRLAPEKTNWMKISDCGLVLEEQPGKLAEAFRLFLQGEGYAVGALAKIGKLSRASTLESVQF; encoded by the exons AGCCATGCCCGTGGACCCAATGGACGACATCGAGCTTCGCTCCGTTCAGCTGCAGTACCCGAATCAGCGCGGTTCGATCGTAGGCCAGTGCGACCTGCGGCGAGTGCCGACGGACAAAGGCGACATTCTGGTCGCAGTTCAGGGTGATACAACGAAACCAGGCATCGTTACCTACCACGATCTGGGACTGAACT ATGCATCGAGTTTTGCTGGATTTTTCAACTTCCCATCGATGCGTGCCCTGCTGGACAACTTTTGTGTCTACCATGTGAACGCTCCCGGACAAGAAGAAGGGGCGCCCACCTTCCCGGAAGA CTACGTGTACCCAACATTTGACGAGCTCGCCTCTCAGCTGCTGTTTGTGATGTCACACTTCAATCTGAAGACGATGATCGGATTTGGCGTTGGTGCCGGTGCCAATATTTTGGCTCGGTTTGCTCTGGCACACCCGGATAAG GTCGGTGCCCTCTGCCTAATCAACTGTAGTTCGACGGCAGCGGGTTGGATCGAGTGGGGCTACCAGTTGCTCAACTCCCGCAATCTCCGCACCAAGGGCATGACGCAAAGCGTGATGGACTATCTGATGTGGCACCACTTTGGCCGGAATCCAGAGGAGCGCAATCTGGATTTGGTGCAG CTGTACAAATCCAACTTTGAACGGTCGATAAATCCCGTCAACCTGGCCATGTTCATCGATTCGTACATCAAGCGTACCGATCTCAACATTGCCCGAACACCGTCGGGTACACCACAGACAG CTGCATCACTGAAAATGCCAGTACTGAACATTACCGGGGCACTTTCGCCACACATCGACGACACGGTAACATTCAACGGCAGACTAGCGCCGGAGAAGACCAACTGGATGAAG ATCTCCGACTGCGGTCTCGTACTGGAGGAGCAACCAGGAAAATTGGCGGAAGCGTTCCGATTGTTCCTGCAGGGTGAAGGCTACG CTGTTGGCGCATTGGCGAAAATAGGCAAACTATCCCGTGCTAGCACGCTGGAAAGTGTACAATTTTAG